In a single window of the Papaver somniferum cultivar HN1 chromosome 8, ASM357369v1, whole genome shotgun sequence genome:
- the LOC113305332 gene encoding uncharacterized protein LOC113305332: MVIFGFDAEMATETPVVVVPSAQVVGNAFVEQYYHILHKSPELVYRFYQVASVLSQPGPNGVMSTVSTMNAINQKILSNSRDYKAEIKSADAQYPTDYKAELKKWHLLASVTVFITLLGADFMRMESLGKVEEFAETLVEDNEEEYEEHGTQEEEVVDVDVDSTNVAILVNSNEAEEECDTTNEGTLSS; encoded by the exons ATGGTTATATTTGGATTTGATGCAGAGATGGCAACAGAAACTCCTGTGGTGGTTGTTCCAAGTGCTCAAGTGGTTGGGAATGCTTTTGTCGAGCAGTACTATCACATCCTTCACAAATCTCCGGAGCTGGTTTACAGGTTCTATCAGGTAGCCAGTGTTTTAAGTCAACCAGGGCCAAATGGTGTTATGTCAACAGTGTCAACTATGAAT GCGATAAATCAGAAAATCCTGTCAAACTCCAGAGACTACAAGGCAGAGATTAAAAGCGCAGATGCTCAATACCCCACAGATTACAAGGCAGAATTAAAA AAGTGGCATTTGCTTGCTTCAGTTACTGTTTTTATCACCTTGCTTGGTGCTGACTTCATGAGAATGGAATCTTTGGGCAAAGTTGAAGAGTTTGCGGAGACTCTG GTAGAAGATaacgaagaagaatatgaagagcaTGGAACCCAAGAAGAAGAGGTTGTTGATGTCGATGTTGATTCTACAAATGTCGCTATTCTTGTCAACAGTAATGAAGCTGAAGAAGAGTGCGATACAACTAATGAAGGAACCTTATCATCCTAA